One Ensifer adhaerens genomic window, GACGGGAACCTGGTGCTCGGCCATCAGGGCACGCGCCCGGTCGAAGGCTTCCTGGAACTCGTTCGGGCTGCGCACCCGTATCGCCTTGCAGCCGAGACCTTCGGCGACCGCGACGTGGTCGACGCCGTAGCCCTTTTCCGCATCGCCGGACGCATTGATGTTGTCGAAGGCGAGACTGACCTCGAAGTCCATGTTGAGGCCGCGCTGCGCCTGGCGGATGAGGCCGAGATAGGAATTGTTCACGACCACATGCAGGTAAGGCAGCTTGTGCTGGGCGCCAACCGCCAGTTCCTCGATCAGGAACTGGAAGTCGTAGTCGCCCGAGAGTGCCACGATCGTCCGGTCCGGATCGGCGGCGCGAACACCGAGAGCAGCAGGCAAGGTCCAGCCGAGCGGGCCGGCCTGGCCGCAGTTGATCCAGTTGCGCGGCTTGTAGACGTGCAGGAACTGAGCGCCGGCGATCTGGCTAAGCCCGATTGTCGAGACGTAGCAGGTGTCGCGGCCGAAGGCCTTGTTCATCTCTTCGTAGACGCGCTGGGGCTTGAGCGGCGTCTGGTCGAAGTGCGTCTTGCGCAACATGGTGCGCTTGCGCTCGCGGCACTCTTCGGCCCAGGCAGACCAGTCGCGCAGCTTGCCGGCCGTCTTCCACTCGGTCGCAACGTCGAGGAACAACTTCAGCGCGGCGCCGGCATCCGACACGATACCGAAGTCAGGCGCAAAGACGCGACCGATCTGGGTCGGCTCGATGTCGACGTGAACGAACTTGCGGCCTTCCGTATAGGTCGGGACGTTGCCGGTGTGGCGGTTGGCCCAGCGGTTGCCGACACCGAGAACGAAATCGGAAGCGAGCATGTTGGCATTGCCGTAGCGGTGCGAGGTCTGCAGGCCACACATGCCGGCCATCAACGGATGATCGTCCGGGATCGTGCCCCAGCCCATCAGCGTCGGGATAACCGGGATGCCGGTAATCTCGGCAAATTCGGTCAGAAGATCCGACGCGTCGGCGTTGATGATGCCGCCGCCGGCGACGATCAGTGGACGCTCGGCTTCGTTCAGCATCGCGATCGCCTTTTCGGCCTGGGCGCGCGTCGCCTTCGGCTTGTAGGCTTCAAGCGGCTGGTAGGTGTCCGGATCGAACTCGATCTCTGCCAGCTGGACGTCGACCG contains:
- the gcl gene encoding glyoxylate carboligase yields the protein MAKMRAVDAAVYVLEKEGIDCAFGVPGAAINPFYSALKARGSVRHILARHVEGASHMAEGYTRAKHGNIGVCIGTSGPAGTDMITGLYSASADSIPILCITGQAPRARLDKEDFQAVDIAKIAAPVTKWAVTVMEPALVPFVFQKAFHIMRSGRPGPVLIDLPVDVQLAEIEFDPDTYQPLEAYKPKATRAQAEKAIAMLNEAERPLIVAGGGIINADASDLLTEFAEITGIPVIPTLMGWGTIPDDHPLMAGMCGLQTSHRYGNANMLASDFVLGVGNRWANRHTGNVPTYTEGRKFVHVDIEPTQIGRVFAPDFGIVSDAGAALKLFLDVATEWKTAGKLRDWSAWAEECRERKRTMLRKTHFDQTPLKPQRVYEEMNKAFGRDTCYVSTIGLSQIAGAQFLHVYKPRNWINCGQAGPLGWTLPAALGVRAADPDRTIVALSGDYDFQFLIEELAVGAQHKLPYLHVVVNNSYLGLIRQAQRGLNMDFEVSLAFDNINASGDAEKGYGVDHVAVAEGLGCKAIRVRSPNEFQEAFDRARALMAEHQVPVVIEFILERVTNISMGADINAVVEFEELALRGEDVPTAITALLD